Proteins encoded by one window of Pseudomonadota bacterium:
- a CDS encoding AsmA family protein: protein MRLKTILLGLVGLVVIVIVGLVIAVATVDPNDYRSDIQDVVKDATGRQLTLGGDLELGISLRPTIVARDVELSNAEWGTQPQMVKAKELDVQVALLPLLSGDIHIVSLTVDGAEILLETNSDGVGNWQFGAQDAGDEVATDKMLLPRIDGMEITDASITYLDGVTGEKQKVDIESVELSTDSPSGPLNIDLKATSDDEGLTVSGVAGSLDALMGDDTAPVDLAITAYGVTMTLKGTVGAVSSAGNLDLDLDVSSDDPSKAASVAGVTLPFDGALKVAGHVKGNFETFDLTGLTADVAGIKATGDISVDQSGDRPSIGGKLAVEELDVSVFGGGGEGEASSDSSGKVFPSDPLPVDGLKAVDADIEITITTLKTPVMVAKDVVLPIKLTSGDLKMDGMTATVAGSTVSSSLDLNASSATPAMVLKMTADSLNVGQMLKDAAVTEMLSGDGDLKVDVNGTGDSIAAIMASLNGEASLLMEEGQLDTGGLELLMGGSNALIGTLITSGTEAATLNCLAIDYDIKDGIAEQKVFLIDTQFSTVVGEGKIDLGKETIDLLITPKSKDVSLSVAVPVRVGGTLASPSFTPDEAALALKVGGLLGATIFPPALLLSLGDLGGGDHGCVTANANTEGSGDNGGGVVNEAGEVVDDAAGAVGTAVDDIGNEIDSLFGD from the coding sequence ATGCGCCTGAAAACTATTCTCCTCGGCCTCGTCGGCCTTGTCGTCATCGTCATCGTTGGCCTCGTCATCGCGGTCGCGACGGTCGATCCCAACGATTACCGCAGCGATATCCAGGACGTCGTCAAAGACGCGACGGGTCGCCAGCTGACGCTGGGCGGCGATTTGGAGCTTGGTATCTCGCTCAGGCCGACCATTGTCGCGCGCGATGTCGAACTGTCGAACGCTGAGTGGGGTACCCAGCCCCAAATGGTCAAGGCCAAGGAGCTCGACGTTCAGGTCGCACTCTTGCCGCTGCTTAGCGGTGACATCCACATCGTCAGCCTGACAGTCGATGGCGCGGAGATCCTGCTTGAGACGAACAGCGACGGTGTCGGCAACTGGCAGTTCGGCGCCCAGGACGCCGGCGACGAGGTGGCCACCGACAAGATGTTATTGCCGCGTATCGACGGCATGGAAATCACAGACGCGTCGATCACCTATCTCGACGGCGTGACCGGCGAGAAACAAAAGGTCGATATCGAAAGCGTCGAGCTCAGCACGGATTCGCCATCCGGCCCCCTCAACATCGATCTCAAGGCGACCTCGGACGATGAGGGCCTGACGGTCAGCGGCGTTGCCGGCAGCCTGGATGCCCTGATGGGCGACGACACCGCGCCCGTCGACCTGGCGATTACCGCCTATGGTGTCACCATGACGCTGAAGGGCACGGTCGGCGCCGTTTCGTCGGCCGGCAATCTTGACCTCGACTTGGATGTTTCCAGCGACGACCCGTCAAAGGCCGCCAGCGTTGCCGGGGTCACGCTGCCATTCGATGGCGCGCTGAAGGTCGCCGGCCACGTCAAGGGCAACTTCGAAACCTTCGATCTGACCGGCCTGACGGCCGACGTGGCGGGTATCAAGGCGACCGGCGATATCTCGGTCGACCAGTCGGGCGACCGACCGTCCATCGGCGGCAAGCTGGCGGTCGAAGAGCTTGATGTGTCGGTCTTTGGCGGTGGCGGAGAGGGTGAAGCATCGTCCGATTCATCCGGCAAGGTATTCCCGTCCGATCCGCTTCCGGTCGACGGCCTCAAGGCGGTCGACGCCGACATCGAAATCACGATCACGACCCTCAAAACGCCCGTCATGGTGGCCAAGGATGTCGTGCTGCCCATCAAGCTGACGTCCGGTGACCTGAAGATGGATGGCATGACGGCGACGGTGGCCGGCAGCACGGTCTCATCAAGCCTTGACCTCAACGCCAGCTCGGCGACGCCGGCCATGGTGCTGAAGATGACGGCCGACAGTCTGAACGTCGGGCAAATGCTGAAGGATGCCGCTGTGACCGAGATGCTGTCGGGCGACGGCGACCTGAAGGTCGACGTGAACGGCACCGGCGATTCAATCGCGGCCATCATGGCGTCGTTGAACGGCGAAGCCTCGCTGTTGATGGAAGAAGGCCAGCTCGACACCGGTGGATTGGAGCTGCTGATGGGCGGCAGCAACGCGTTGATCGGCACGCTGATCACCAGCGGTACCGAAGCGGCGACGCTTAACTGCCTGGCCATCGACTACGACATCAAGGACGGTATCGCCGAACAGAAGGTATTCTTGATCGACACGCAGTTCTCGACCGTTGTTGGCGAGGGCAAGATCGATCTGGGCAAGGAGACCATCGACCTTCTGATCACGCCAAAGTCCAAGGATGTCTCGCTCAGCGTCGCCGTGCCGGTGCGGGTTGGTGGCACGCTGGCGTCGCCCAGCTTTACGCCCGACGAGGCGGCCCTGGCGCTCAAGGTCGGCGGCCTGCTGGGTGCGACGATCTTCCCGCCGGCGCTTCTGCTCAGTCTTGGTGATCTGGGCGGCGGTGATCACGGCTGTGTCACGGCCAATGCCAACACCGAAGGCTCGGGCGACAACGGCGGCGGTGTGGTCAACGAAGCTGGTGAAGTCGTCGACGACGCGGCCGGCGCGGTCGGCACCGCGGTCGACGACATCGGCAACGAGATCGATAGCCTGTTCGGCGACTGA
- the lpdA gene encoding dihydrolipoyl dehydrogenase, with translation MSEQAFDVVVIGAGPAGYVCAIRCAQLGLKTAVVEKRKTLGGTCLNVGCIPSKALLQSSELYEQTASHLGHHGIAVKGVDLDLAAMMKRKDKVVDTLTKGVAGLFKKNKITPFYGAATLTGKQTVVVAGDGESHTLTAKNIIIATGSEPVSLPGIEIDEERVVSSTGALSLKQVPKHMIVIGAGYIGLEMGSVWRRLGSEVTVVEFLDRITPTMDGDVAKEFQKLLKRQGMTFRLGTKVTGVEATKSSLRVKVEPAQGGDSETVDCDVVLVAVGRRAYTAGLGLEDVGVVLDSRGMVEIDDHFRTTIDGIYAIGDCVRGPMLAHKGEDEGVAVAEIIAGQAGHVNYGVIPGVVYTDPEAAGVGKTEEELKAEGVDYVAGMFPFLANSRARTYDQTAGFVKILADAKTDRVLGVHIIGANAGELIAEAAVAMEFGGSAEDIARTCHAHPTFSEAVKEAALAVGKRAIHI, from the coding sequence ATGAGCGAACAAGCGTTCGATGTCGTCGTCATCGGTGCCGGTCCGGCGGGTTACGTCTGCGCCATTCGCTGCGCCCAACTGGGCCTGAAGACCGCTGTGGTCGAAAAGCGCAAGACATTGGGCGGGACCTGTCTGAACGTCGGGTGCATTCCCTCCAAGGCATTGTTGCAGTCATCCGAGCTTTATGAGCAGACGGCCAGCCATCTGGGTCATCACGGCATCGCCGTCAAGGGCGTCGACCTCGACCTGGCTGCCATGATGAAACGCAAGGACAAGGTCGTGGATACGCTGACCAAGGGTGTCGCCGGTTTGTTCAAGAAGAACAAGATCACGCCCTTCTATGGCGCGGCGACCCTGACCGGCAAACAGACCGTCGTGGTTGCCGGCGATGGCGAGAGCCACACCCTGACGGCCAAGAACATCATTATTGCGACGGGGTCGGAGCCGGTCAGTCTGCCCGGCATCGAGATCGACGAAGAGCGCGTTGTCTCGTCGACCGGGGCGTTGTCACTGAAGCAGGTGCCCAAACACATGATCGTCATTGGCGCCGGCTATATCGGTCTGGAGATGGGTTCGGTGTGGCGGCGCCTGGGTAGCGAGGTCACGGTCGTCGAGTTCCTCGACCGCATCACGCCGACCATGGACGGCGATGTCGCCAAGGAATTCCAGAAACTCCTGAAGCGCCAGGGCATGACGTTCCGCCTTGGCACCAAGGTGACCGGTGTCGAGGCAACGAAGAGCAGCCTTAGAGTCAAAGTCGAACCGGCACAGGGCGGCGACAGCGAGACTGTGGACTGTGATGTTGTTTTGGTCGCTGTCGGCCGTCGCGCCTATACGGCTGGCCTGGGCCTCGAAGACGTCGGTGTCGTTTTGGACAGCCGCGGCATGGTCGAGATCGACGATCACTTCCGCACCACCATCGACGGCATTTATGCGATTGGCGACTGCGTGCGCGGTCCGATGCTGGCGCATAAGGGCGAGGACGAAGGTGTCGCTGTCGCCGAGATCATCGCCGGACAGGCAGGTCACGTGAACTACGGCGTCATTCCTGGCGTCGTCTATACCGATCCCGAAGCCGCTGGTGTCGGCAAGACCGAGGAAGAACTAAAGGCGGAAGGGGTTGATTACGTCGCCGGCATGTTTCCCTTCCTGGCGAACAGCCGGGCGCGCACCTATGACCAAACGGCGGGGTTCGTTAAGATCCTGGCGGATGCCAAGACCGATCGGGTGCTTGGTGTGCACATCATCGGTGCCAACGCCGGCGAGTTGATTGCCGAGGCGGCGGTGGCGATGGAGTTCGGCGGCTCAGCAGAAGACATCGCGCGCACCTGTCATGCGCACCCGACGTTCTCCGAAGCGGTCAAGGAAGCCGCCTTGGCGGTCGGCAAGCGCGCTATTCACATTTAG
- a CDS encoding tyrosine recombinase XerC: protein MRLWRDRLSDERRASGHTVQAYQSDLAQFLAFLTDHQGAAPDFAMLAAMKPADFRAWLAQRSRDGRAKTSTARALSTVRSFFRFLEREGLVGNAAIGAVRSPRLPRQVPRPLNESEAGEMVELAESLTDEPWVAARDVAIMLLMYGCGMRIGEVLGLTVGQVSGGRDVLVVRGKGDKERMVPLLPVVREALDDYVGRRPFAGDNAQPLFVGVRGKRLQPGVVQRRFRHLRAALGLPTTATPHAMRHSFATHLLGGGADLRTIQELLGHASLSTTQRYTDVDAENLMKIYRSTHPRA from the coding sequence GTGCGTCTGTGGCGTGACCGTCTGAGCGACGAACGCCGCGCGTCCGGCCATACGGTCCAAGCCTATCAAAGCGACCTCGCGCAGTTCCTCGCCTTCCTGACCGACCATCAGGGTGCGGCGCCTGACTTCGCCATGCTGGCAGCCATGAAGCCCGCCGACTTCCGCGCCTGGCTTGCCCAGCGCAGCCGCGACGGACGCGCCAAGACGTCAACCGCGCGGGCGCTGTCGACCGTACGCAGCTTTTTCCGCTTTCTGGAGCGCGAAGGGCTGGTCGGCAACGCTGCCATCGGCGCGGTGCGCTCGCCGCGCTTGCCGCGCCAAGTACCGCGCCCGCTGAACGAGTCGGAGGCCGGCGAGATGGTCGAACTCGCCGAGTCGCTGACCGACGAGCCGTGGGTCGCCGCGCGCGATGTCGCCATCATGCTCTTGATGTATGGCTGCGGCATGCGCATTGGCGAGGTGCTGGGATTGACGGTTGGCCAGGTCAGTGGCGGCCGGGACGTCCTGGTCGTGCGCGGCAAGGGTGACAAGGAACGCATGGTGCCGCTGCTGCCGGTCGTGCGCGAGGCGCTGGACGACTATGTCGGGCGCCGCCCCTTTGCCGGCGACAACGCTCAGCCCCTGTTCGTCGGGGTGCGCGGCAAGCGCCTACAGCCGGGTGTCGTGCAAAGACGGTTCCGTCATCTGCGCGCCGCCCTTGGCCTGCCGACGACGGCGACGCCGCACGCCATGCGCCACAGTTTTGCGACCCACTTGCTGGGCGGCGGCGCGGATCTGCGCACGATCCAGGAACTGCTGGGGCACGCCAGCCTCTCGACGACGCAGCGTTACACCGATGTCGACGCCGAGAACCTGATGAAGATCTACCGGAGCACACACCCCCGCGCTTAG
- a CDS encoding MFS transporter yields MFRNLRPVTLVAVMCVIQVLGMTGFATYWSLQPILQPAWMLSNEQAGWISGTLFAGYMVAVPLLATITDRVDARLIVLVGMAFAALGLIGFGLFAEGFWGAILWRFVAGIGLAGTYMPGLRALTDRISDRLQSRAVAYYTSSFSVGSAVSYVLAGYALELTDWRTAFLIAAIGPVIGGTLLWLCLAPRHIEARARPRSHVFDFRPVFADRHVMGYVLTYAGHTAELFAMRSWLVPFLVFSATLGSTMARAEVDATVMATLVSLIAVVSSIGGNEVAMRIGRRRLVLIAIGVSFATSLVVGFSAALPFWVAVVACMIFALTIQADSASITAGAVAAAPPGYRGATMAVHSMFGFGAAFLSPTLVGVVLDSAGGSITVTTWVFAFGTMGAMGLVGMAALLLLGRRKT; encoded by the coding sequence GTGTTCCGTAACCTGCGGCCGGTAACGCTGGTCGCAGTCATGTGCGTTATCCAGGTACTCGGCATGACCGGCTTTGCGACCTACTGGTCGCTGCAGCCGATCCTGCAACCGGCTTGGATGCTCTCGAATGAGCAAGCGGGGTGGATCAGCGGCACGCTGTTCGCCGGCTACATGGTCGCCGTGCCCCTGTTGGCAACCATCACCGACCGGGTCGATGCCCGGCTGATCGTCCTGGTCGGCATGGCCTTCGCGGCACTGGGCTTGATCGGCTTCGGCTTGTTTGCCGAAGGGTTCTGGGGCGCCATTCTGTGGCGGTTTGTCGCCGGCATTGGATTGGCCGGCACCTACATGCCCGGCCTGCGCGCCCTGACTGACCGCATCAGCGATCGGCTGCAGTCGCGCGCCGTCGCCTACTACACATCCTCGTTCAGTGTCGGTTCGGCGGTGTCATACGTTCTGGCCGGCTATGCGTTGGAGTTGACCGACTGGCGTACGGCATTCTTGATCGCCGCCATAGGCCCTGTCATCGGCGGTACGCTGTTGTGGCTGTGTTTGGCGCCTCGACACATTGAGGCGAGGGCCAGACCCAGATCCCATGTGTTCGACTTTCGTCCGGTCTTCGCCGACCGCCATGTGATGGGTTACGTGCTCACCTATGCCGGTCACACGGCTGAGCTATTCGCCATGCGCTCGTGGCTCGTGCCGTTTCTCGTTTTCAGCGCGACGCTGGGATCGACCATGGCACGCGCGGAGGTCGATGCCACCGTCATGGCGACCCTGGTCTCTTTGATTGCGGTTGTCTCCAGCATCGGCGGCAACGAGGTTGCCATGCGCATTGGCCGCCGGCGCCTGGTGCTGATCGCGATTGGCGTGTCTTTCGCGACCAGCTTGGTCGTTGGCTTTTCGGCGGCACTTCCGTTCTGGGTTGCGGTTGTCGCCTGCATGATCTTCGCGCTGACCATTCAGGCCGATTCGGCATCGATCACCGCCGGCGCGGTCGCGGCGGCGCCGCCGGGCTATCGCGGCGCGACCATGGCCGTCCACTCGATGTTCGGTTTCGGTGCCGCCTTCCTGTCACCGACTCTCGTCGGCGTCGTGCTGGACAGCGCCGGCGGTTCCATCACCGTGACAACATGGGTGTTCGCGTTCGGCACCATGGGGGCCATGGGCCTGGTCGGTATGGCGGCTTTACTGCTGTTGGGGCGGCGCAAAACCTAA
- a CDS encoding DUF484 family protein, with product MDTKPDSARLNEADDVTPERVERFLRDHPDFLAQRPELLRQIAAPSRDLGDNVADWQVFLIDRLKADKDDMREAQGALVERTRRHRSLQDRVHAASLTLMSAADLDHLVEIVNADVSILLGVDVVNLCVETEAIHGAARMTAGVRCLTPGTVMDIMQDDRDVILRPTDDADERLFAGAAPLVRSEALARFGGEADLPNGILALGSRRDDHFCAGDPVELYRFLAMVLDRCLRKKLGLRV from the coding sequence ATGGACACAAAACCGGACAGCGCCAGGCTCAACGAAGCGGATGACGTGACGCCGGAACGTGTCGAGCGGTTTCTGCGCGATCATCCCGACTTCCTGGCACAACGGCCGGAGCTGTTGCGCCAGATTGCCGCACCGTCGCGCGACCTCGGCGACAACGTCGCCGACTGGCAGGTCTTTCTGATCGACCGGCTGAAAGCCGACAAGGACGACATGCGCGAGGCGCAAGGCGCCCTGGTCGAGCGCACGCGCCGGCACCGCTCCCTTCAAGACCGTGTCCACGCGGCGTCGCTGACGTTGATGAGCGCGGCCGATCTGGATCACCTGGTCGAGATCGTGAACGCCGATGTCTCGATCCTGCTCGGCGTCGACGTCGTCAATCTGTGCGTCGAGACCGAAGCCATACATGGTGCGGCCAGGATGACCGCCGGCGTGCGCTGTCTGACGCCTGGCACGGTGATGGACATCATGCAGGACGACCGCGACGTCATCCTGCGCCCGACCGACGATGCGGATGAGCGCCTCTTCGCCGGCGCCGCACCGCTTGTTCGCTCCGAGGCCCTGGCGCGCTTCGGTGGCGAAGCCGATCTGCCCAATGGCATCCTGGCCTTGGGTTCGCGGCGAGACGATCACTTCTGCGCCGGCGATCCGGTCGAGCTTTATCGTTTCCTCGCCATGGTGCTCGACCGCTGCCTGCGCAAGAAACTGGGCCTGCGCGTCTGA
- a CDS encoding 2-oxoglutarate dehydrogenase E1 component: protein MGQTADQLSFLYGTNSSYIEELYARYLNDPNAVDESWRSFFADLNDDERSVLEELQPSRDARKIADIEYGDDEDDTQARGQTDRGGNGAAPVPSWAPAPVATGQGVSHYAVARDSIRILMMIRAYRVRGHLAANLDPLGLEGERHHPELDPKSYGFTDEDLDREFFVDGVLGFQTATLREILNAVRETYCGTIGVEFMHIQSPQEKAWIQRKFEGSRSRPELSAEVQQRTLNELYHSEGFEKFLSIKYPGAKRFSLEGAESTIPAMEAIIHTAAKLGVDDVVLGMPHRGRLNVLTTVMRKSYMAVFSEFQGEAGHPDAVQGSGDVKYHLGTSADRQLENGRTVHLSLTANPSHLEAVNPVVQGKVRAKQTLRPLEERKCVLGILLHGDASFAGQGLVAETLGMSELRGYRTGGTIHIIVNNQIGFTTSPSFSRSSPYPSDVAKMVAAPIFHVNGDDPEAVIHVARLAAEFRQEFGRDVVIDIFCYRRHGHNEGDEPAFTQPIMYRTIAQHPTTRQLYTERLISEGAMTAKQADQMIQDFNKQLEEDLEASKSYKPNKVDWLEGAWSGMEVAERDGARRGNTAVKKDELITVGKAISTPPDEFNTNRKLLRIMGQRQKMIETGEGIDWAMGEALAFGTLLYEGASVRLSGQDCGRGTFSQRHSVLIDQLTEDRYIPLNHISDDQGRYEVIDSMLSEAGILGFEYGYSLTDPKCLVLWEAQFGDFSNGAQVIIDQFLAAGESKWFRMSGLVMLLPHGYEGQGPEHSSARPERYLQLAAEDNMQIVNCTTPASYFHVLRRQMKRNFRKPLIIFTPKSLLRHKLCVSSIDDFSGDTQFHRTLWELDDAKRGEDMKRVIMCTGKVYYDLYEKRAELGLDDVTFVRLEQLAPFPIGALQEAVDYYPNAEFIWCQEEPRNMGAWTYVSDQIEQELDAHKTTARYPRYVGRPDAASPATGFIKVHQREQEALVMEALTG from the coding sequence ATGGGACAAACCGCCGACCAACTATCCTTTCTCTACGGAACCAACAGCAGCTACATCGAAGAGCTGTATGCACGCTACCTGAACGACCCCAACGCGGTAGACGAGAGTTGGCGGTCGTTTTTCGCCGACCTCAACGATGACGAACGATCGGTGCTGGAGGAGCTTCAGCCCAGCCGTGACGCGCGCAAGATCGCCGACATCGAATACGGCGACGACGAAGACGACACCCAGGCAAGAGGCCAGACCGACCGCGGCGGCAACGGCGCGGCGCCGGTACCGTCATGGGCGCCCGCACCGGTCGCCACCGGTCAGGGCGTCTCCCACTATGCGGTGGCGCGCGACAGTATTCGCATTCTGATGATGATCCGCGCCTATCGCGTGCGTGGTCATCTGGCCGCCAATCTCGATCCCCTGGGCCTGGAAGGCGAGCGTCATCACCCTGAGCTTGATCCCAAGAGCTACGGCTTTACCGACGAGGATCTGGACCGCGAGTTCTTTGTCGACGGCGTCCTCGGTTTTCAAACGGCGACCTTGCGTGAAATTCTCAACGCGGTGCGCGAGACCTATTGCGGCACCATCGGCGTCGAGTTCATGCATATCCAGAGCCCACAGGAAAAGGCCTGGATCCAGCGCAAGTTCGAAGGCAGCCGAAGCCGGCCGGAACTGAGTGCCGAAGTCCAGCAACGGACCCTGAACGAGCTTTACCATTCCGAAGGTTTCGAGAAGTTCCTCAGCATCAAGTATCCGGGCGCCAAGCGCTTTTCGCTGGAAGGCGCGGAAAGCACGATCCCAGCGATGGAGGCGATTATCCACACCGCCGCCAAACTGGGCGTCGACGATGTTGTGCTCGGCATGCCCCATCGCGGGCGACTGAACGTGCTGACGACCGTCATGCGCAAGTCCTATATGGCGGTGTTCTCCGAGTTCCAGGGCGAGGCTGGCCACCCCGATGCGGTGCAGGGTTCCGGCGACGTCAAGTATCACCTGGGCACGTCGGCCGATCGCCAGCTTGAAAACGGTCGCACGGTTCACCTGAGCCTGACCGCCAACCCGTCACATCTGGAAGCGGTCAATCCGGTGGTCCAGGGCAAGGTCCGTGCGAAACAGACTCTGCGCCCGCTCGAAGAGCGCAAATGCGTCTTGGGCATCCTGCTGCATGGTGACGCTTCGTTCGCCGGGCAGGGTCTGGTCGCCGAGACGCTTGGTATGTCGGAGCTGCGCGGCTACCGGACCGGCGGCACGATCCATATCATCGTCAACAACCAGATCGGCTTTACAACCAGCCCCAGCTTTTCGCGGTCGTCGCCCTATCCGTCGGATGTAGCGAAGATGGTGGCGGCGCCGATTTTCCACGTGAACGGAGATGACCCGGAGGCGGTGATCCACGTCGCGCGGCTGGCCGCCGAGTTCCGCCAGGAGTTCGGCCGCGATGTCGTCATCGATATCTTCTGTTACCGCCGCCATGGTCACAACGAGGGTGACGAACCGGCGTTCACCCAGCCGATCATGTACCGCACCATCGCCCAGCATCCGACGACCCGCCAGCTCTATACGGAGCGTTTGATAAGCGAGGGCGCGATGACGGCCAAACAGGCCGATCAGATGATCCAGGATTTCAACAAGCAGCTGGAAGAAGACCTGGAGGCGTCCAAGAGCTACAAGCCCAACAAGGTCGATTGGCTTGAGGGCGCGTGGTCGGGCATGGAAGTGGCCGAACGCGATGGCGCGCGGCGCGGTAACACCGCAGTCAAGAAAGACGAGCTGATCACCGTCGGCAAGGCGATTTCGACGCCGCCCGATGAATTCAATACCAACCGTAAGCTGCTGCGCATCATGGGGCAGCGCCAGAAGATGATCGAGACCGGTGAAGGTATCGATTGGGCGATGGGTGAAGCACTTGCGTTCGGCACGTTGCTTTATGAAGGCGCGAGCGTGCGTCTATCCGGCCAGGACTGTGGTCGCGGCACCTTCAGCCAGCGCCATTCGGTCCTGATCGACCAGCTCACCGAAGACCGCTATATCCCGCTGAACCACATCAGCGACGACCAAGGCCGTTATGAGGTCATCGACAGCATGCTGTCGGAAGCCGGCATTCTGGGTTTCGAGTACGGCTACAGCCTGACCGATCCAAAGTGCCTGGTTTTGTGGGAGGCGCAATTTGGCGATTTCTCGAACGGCGCCCAGGTCATTATTGACCAGTTCCTGGCTGCCGGCGAAAGCAAGTGGTTCCGCATGTCAGGCCTGGTCATGCTGCTGCCTCACGGTTACGAAGGGCAGGGGCCAGAGCACAGTTCCGCGCGGCCGGAGCGCTACCTGCAGCTTGCCGCTGAAGACAATATGCAGATCGTCAACTGCACGACGCCGGCGTCGTACTTCCACGTGCTGCGCCGCCAGATGAAACGCAACTTCCGCAAGCCGCTGATCATTTTCACGCCGAAGTCGCTGTTGCGCCACAAGCTGTGTGTGTCGTCGATCGACGATTTCAGCGGCGACACGCAGTTTCATCGCACCCTGTGGGAGTTGGACGACGCCAAGCGCGGCGAGGACATGAAGCGCGTCATCATGTGTACCGGCAAGGTCTACTACGATCTCTACGAAAAGCGCGCAGAGCTCGGCCTCGACGACGTCACCTTTGTCCGCCTGGAGCAACTGGCACCGTTTCCGATCGGCGCGTTGCAGGAGGCCGTGGATTACTATCCCAATGCCGAGTTCATCTGGTGCCAGGAGGAACCGCGCAACATGGGTGCGTGGACCTATGTCTCCGATCAGATCGAACAGGAACTGGACGCCCACAAGACGACAGCGCGGTACCCGCGTTACGTCGGGCGTCCCGATGCCGCCTCGCCGGCCACTGGGTTCATCAAGGTTCATCAGCGCGAACAGGAAGCGCTCGTTATGGAGGCGCTGACCGGATGA
- the odhB gene encoding 2-oxoglutarate dehydrogenase complex dihydrolipoyllysine-residue succinyltransferase has translation MTVDITVPQLGESVTEATVANWFKKQGDAVKMDEALVELETDKVTMEVYAPADGVLAEVVAGEGTDVEVGALLARLNEGAAGGASPEAPAETPVAEEPDAAPDKADSADIALSPAVSKLIKENNLDPSAIKGTGKDGRLLKGDVLAFLESSDSAPATAPKAAEPAPAATPAAAAPQKTKTIVPPTPADPEGREKRVKMTRLRRSIAERLKAAQDNAAMLTTFNEVDMSAVMAARKEYRDRFEKKHGVRLGFMSFFVKAAVQALKDIPAVNGEIAGDEIVYKYYYNIGVAVSSPQGLIVPVLRDADKMSFAEVEQTINEMGRKAREGELTTGDLTGGTFTISNGGIFGSMMSTPILNPPQSGILGMHKIQERPMVVDGAIEARPMMYLALSYDHRIIDGREAVTFLVRIKDAIEDPQRLLLDI, from the coding sequence ATGACAGTCGACATCACGGTTCCGCAGCTGGGTGAGTCGGTAACGGAGGCGACGGTCGCCAACTGGTTCAAGAAGCAGGGCGACGCCGTCAAGATGGACGAGGCCCTGGTGGAACTGGAGACCGACAAGGTCACCATGGAGGTCTACGCACCAGCCGACGGTGTCCTGGCCGAAGTCGTCGCCGGTGAAGGCACTGACGTGGAGGTCGGCGCTTTATTGGCCCGCCTCAACGAGGGGGCGGCAGGCGGCGCATCGCCGGAAGCGCCAGCCGAGACGCCTGTTGCCGAAGAGCCCGACGCGGCGCCCGACAAGGCCGATAGCGCCGACATCGCGTTGTCGCCGGCGGTCAGCAAGCTTATCAAGGAGAACAACCTTGATCCCAGCGCCATCAAGGGCACGGGCAAGGATGGCCGATTGCTAAAGGGCGACGTGCTTGCATTCCTGGAGTCCAGCGACAGCGCGCCTGCGACGGCGCCGAAGGCTGCCGAGCCGGCGCCGGCCGCTACACCAGCCGCCGCCGCGCCGCAGAAGACAAAAACGATCGTGCCGCCGACGCCGGCCGATCCGGAGGGCCGCGAGAAGCGCGTCAAGATGACGCGGCTGCGCCGCAGCATTGCTGAGCGCCTGAAGGCCGCTCAGGACAACGCCGCCATGCTGACGACCTTCAACGAGGTCGACATGTCGGCGGTCATGGCGGCCCGCAAGGAGTACCGCGACCGGTTCGAAAAGAAGCACGGTGTACGCCTGGGTTTCATGTCGTTCTTCGTCAAGGCCGCGGTTCAGGCGCTGAAGGACATCCCTGCCGTCAATGGCGAGATCGCTGGCGACGAGATCGTCTACAAGTACTATTACAACATCGGCGTCGCGGTGAGCTCGCCCCAGGGCCTAATCGTTCCCGTGCTTCGCGACGCCGACAAGATGTCGTTTGCCGAAGTTGAGCAGACGATCAACGAGATGGGCCGCAAGGCGCGCGAAGGCGAACTGACGACAGGCGACTTGACCGGCGGTACGTTCACCATCTCCAATGGCGGCATCTTCGGTTCCATGATGTCGACGCCAATTTTGAATCCACCCCAGTCGGGCATTCTGGGTATGCACAAAATTCAGGAACGTCCCATGGTGGTCGATGGCGCCATCGAAGCGCGACCCATGATGTACCTGGCGCTGAGCTACGACCACCGCATCATCGACGGTCGTGAGGCCGTCACGTTCCTGGTGCGCATCAAGGACGCGATTGAGGACCCCCAGCGCCTGCTGCTCGACATTTAG